In a genomic window of Clavelina lepadiformis chromosome 7, kaClaLepa1.1, whole genome shotgun sequence:
- the LOC143465637 gene encoding platelet glycoprotein 4-like isoform X1 — protein MKNKKCCSTKCRLITAGIFGGVLVIVGGALMAIFDVLFESIIKKQTIVVPGTLMYDLNWKDVKTPVYRSFYLFNVTNKEEFLAQTPGKFVKPILQEIGPYTYREFLVKENVEYLDYNKTYPQQVYYKQSATFYFDPERSNGSKDDVLTTLNFIVPLIPALLENLIHNDGILKAAYVYLNKLIRETKTELLFTMSVDEYLFGFQNSLFDALIDIVAPDSGIDKFGLFLLTNMSIGWRDYQVYTGHNNHELTSVITKYKNMSELPYWNGTTCNMINGTDGTMTPPFLDKTKPIYFFVDEMCRSLYANFEEDYTVHNIKGWKYTVPAEVFQSPLKNTNNECFCLDPNHETCQHDGATLVGSCLFGVPLLVSFPHFLYGDGFYASKLVGMHPNKPDHEMALVFEPSVGVPLKVESRIQLNMYMTPNKEVKILSNINESFAFPMTWLNENAELQESDAVWLHKLLYKIDDIALLLQIVLLVIGGALLIGIFVYMVRKRYVSSNKSQDDQHSLPSSAKGSAKPDELPLEKAKGSQNLTHTDLFQQDFRYTSTSSTTEFIGT, from the exons CAAACCATTGTAGTGCCTGGAACACTAATGTATGACCTAAATTGGAAAGATGTCAAAACTCCAGTCTATAGAAGTTTCTACCTTTTTAATGTCACAAATAAAGAGGAATTTTTAGCACAAACCCCAGGAAAATTTGTAAAGCCTATTTTGCAAGAAATAGGTCCATACACTTACAG GGAGTTTTTGGTAAAAGAAAATGTAGAATATCTTGATTATAACAAAACATATCCTCAACAAGTGTACTACAAACAAAGTGCAACTTTCTATTTTGACCCAGAGCGTTCTAATGGTAGCAAGGATGATGTTTTAACTACACTGAATTTTATTGTTCCT CTTATTCCAGCTTTGCTAGAGAACCTTATCCATAACGATGGTATTCTGAAGGCCGCATATGTATACCTCAATAAACTGATACGCGAGACGAAAACCGAATTACTTTTCACAATGTCGGTTGATGAATATCTCTTCGGCTTCCAAAATTCTCTGTTTGATGCCCTCATAGACATAGTTGCTCCTGATTCCGGCATTGACaaatttggtttatttttgttg ACAAATATGTCAATTGGTTGGAGAGATTATCAAGTATATACTGGACATAACAACCATGAACTGACAAGTGTGATAACTAAGTACAAGAACATGAG TGAACTGCCATATTGGAATGGAACCACATGTAATATGATAAATGGCACAG ATGGGACCATGACACCACCTTTTCTggataaaacaaaaccaatttatttctttgtggATGAAATGTGCAG GTCCTTGTATGCCAACTTCGAAGAAGATTATACAGTGCACAATATTAAAGGCTGGAAATATACAGTTCCTGCAGAAGTATTCCAGTCCCCactaaaaaatacaaacaatgaATGCTTTTGCCTTGATCCGAATCATGAAACCTGTCAACATGATGGTGCTACTCTTGTTGGAAGTTGTTTGTTTG GTGTCCCATTGCTGGTATCTTTTCCTCATTTTTTGTACGGTGACGGTTTTTATGCCAGCAAGTTAGTTGGAATGCATCCTAACAAGCCAGATCATGAAATGGCACTTGTCTTTGAACCG TCGGTAGGTGTTCCGTTAAAAGTGGAAAGCCGAATACAACTTAACATGTACATGACACCCAATAAGGAAGTCAA AATACTTAGCAACATCAATGAATCATTTGCATTTCCAATGACATGGCTGAATGAGAATGCTGAATTGCAAGAAAGCGATGCAGTATGGCTACATAA ACTGCTTTACAAGATCGATGACATTGCTCTTTTGCTTCAAATAGTATTGTTGGTGATAGGTGGTGCTTTGCTGATTggtatttttgtgtatatggTGCGCAAACGCTATGTTTCCAGCAACAAGTCACAAGAT GATCAACATAGTTTGCCGTCCTCAGCTAAAGGTTCCGCAAAACCTGATGAACTGCCActtgaaaaagcaaaaggtAGTCAAAACCTTACGCATA CTGACCTATTTCAACAAGATTTTCGATATACATCAACCAGTTCAACCACAGAATTCATTGGCACATGA
- the LOC143465637 gene encoding platelet glycoprotein 4-like isoform X2, which produces MKNKKCCSTKCRLITAGIFGGVLVIVGGALMAIFDVLFESIIKKQTIVVPGTLMYDLNWKDVKTPVYRSFYLFNVTNKEEFLAQTPGKFVKPILQEIGPYTYREFLVKENVEYLDYNKTYPQQVYYKQSATFYFDPERSNGSKDDVLTTLNFIVPLIPALLENLIHNDGILKAAYVYLNKLIRETKTELLFTMSVDEYLFGFQNSLFDALIDIVAPDSGIDKFGLFLLTNMSIGWRDYQVYTGHNNHELTSVITKYKNMSELPYWNGTTCNMINGTDGTMTPPFLDKTKPIYFFVDEMCRSLYANFEEDYTVHNIKGWKYTVPAEVFQSPLKNTNNECFCLDPNHETCQHDGATLVGSCLFGVPLLVSFPHFLYGDGFYASKLVGMHPNKPDHEMALVFEPSVGVPLKVESRIQLNMYMTPNKEVKILSNINESFAFPMTWLNENAELQESDAVWLHKLLYKIDDIALLLQIVLLVIGGALLIGIFVYMVRKRYVSSNKSQDDQHSLPSSAKGSAKPDELPLEKAKADLFQQDFRYTSTSSTTEFIGT; this is translated from the exons CAAACCATTGTAGTGCCTGGAACACTAATGTATGACCTAAATTGGAAAGATGTCAAAACTCCAGTCTATAGAAGTTTCTACCTTTTTAATGTCACAAATAAAGAGGAATTTTTAGCACAAACCCCAGGAAAATTTGTAAAGCCTATTTTGCAAGAAATAGGTCCATACACTTACAG GGAGTTTTTGGTAAAAGAAAATGTAGAATATCTTGATTATAACAAAACATATCCTCAACAAGTGTACTACAAACAAAGTGCAACTTTCTATTTTGACCCAGAGCGTTCTAATGGTAGCAAGGATGATGTTTTAACTACACTGAATTTTATTGTTCCT CTTATTCCAGCTTTGCTAGAGAACCTTATCCATAACGATGGTATTCTGAAGGCCGCATATGTATACCTCAATAAACTGATACGCGAGACGAAAACCGAATTACTTTTCACAATGTCGGTTGATGAATATCTCTTCGGCTTCCAAAATTCTCTGTTTGATGCCCTCATAGACATAGTTGCTCCTGATTCCGGCATTGACaaatttggtttatttttgttg ACAAATATGTCAATTGGTTGGAGAGATTATCAAGTATATACTGGACATAACAACCATGAACTGACAAGTGTGATAACTAAGTACAAGAACATGAG TGAACTGCCATATTGGAATGGAACCACATGTAATATGATAAATGGCACAG ATGGGACCATGACACCACCTTTTCTggataaaacaaaaccaatttatttctttgtggATGAAATGTGCAG GTCCTTGTATGCCAACTTCGAAGAAGATTATACAGTGCACAATATTAAAGGCTGGAAATATACAGTTCCTGCAGAAGTATTCCAGTCCCCactaaaaaatacaaacaatgaATGCTTTTGCCTTGATCCGAATCATGAAACCTGTCAACATGATGGTGCTACTCTTGTTGGAAGTTGTTTGTTTG GTGTCCCATTGCTGGTATCTTTTCCTCATTTTTTGTACGGTGACGGTTTTTATGCCAGCAAGTTAGTTGGAATGCATCCTAACAAGCCAGATCATGAAATGGCACTTGTCTTTGAACCG TCGGTAGGTGTTCCGTTAAAAGTGGAAAGCCGAATACAACTTAACATGTACATGACACCCAATAAGGAAGTCAA AATACTTAGCAACATCAATGAATCATTTGCATTTCCAATGACATGGCTGAATGAGAATGCTGAATTGCAAGAAAGCGATGCAGTATGGCTACATAA ACTGCTTTACAAGATCGATGACATTGCTCTTTTGCTTCAAATAGTATTGTTGGTGATAGGTGGTGCTTTGCTGATTggtatttttgtgtatatggTGCGCAAACGCTATGTTTCCAGCAACAAGTCACAAGAT GATCAACATAGTTTGCCGTCCTCAGCTAAAGGTTCCGCAAAACCTGATGAACTGCCActtgaaaaagcaaaag CTGACCTATTTCAACAAGATTTTCGATATACATCAACCAGTTCAACCACAGAATTCATTGGCACATGA
- the LOC143465637 gene encoding platelet glycoprotein 4-like isoform X3: MYDLNWKDVKTPVYRSFYLFNVTNKEEFLAQTPGKFVKPILQEIGPYTYREFLVKENVEYLDYNKTYPQQVYYKQSATFYFDPERSNGSKDDVLTTLNFIVPLIPALLENLIHNDGILKAAYVYLNKLIRETKTELLFTMSVDEYLFGFQNSLFDALIDIVAPDSGIDKFGLFLLTNMSIGWRDYQVYTGHNNHELTSVITKYKNMSELPYWNGTTCNMINGTDGTMTPPFLDKTKPIYFFVDEMCRSLYANFEEDYTVHNIKGWKYTVPAEVFQSPLKNTNNECFCLDPNHETCQHDGATLVGSCLFGVPLLVSFPHFLYGDGFYASKLVGMHPNKPDHEMALVFEPSVGVPLKVESRIQLNMYMTPNKEVKILSNINESFAFPMTWLNENAELQESDAVWLHKLLYKIDDIALLLQIVLLVIGGALLIGIFVYMVRKRYVSSNKSQDDQHSLPSSAKGSAKPDELPLEKAKGSQNLTHTDLFQQDFRYTSTSSTTEFIGT, translated from the exons ATGTATGACCTAAATTGGAAAGATGTCAAAACTCCAGTCTATAGAAGTTTCTACCTTTTTAATGTCACAAATAAAGAGGAATTTTTAGCACAAACCCCAGGAAAATTTGTAAAGCCTATTTTGCAAGAAATAGGTCCATACACTTACAG GGAGTTTTTGGTAAAAGAAAATGTAGAATATCTTGATTATAACAAAACATATCCTCAACAAGTGTACTACAAACAAAGTGCAACTTTCTATTTTGACCCAGAGCGTTCTAATGGTAGCAAGGATGATGTTTTAACTACACTGAATTTTATTGTTCCT CTTATTCCAGCTTTGCTAGAGAACCTTATCCATAACGATGGTATTCTGAAGGCCGCATATGTATACCTCAATAAACTGATACGCGAGACGAAAACCGAATTACTTTTCACAATGTCGGTTGATGAATATCTCTTCGGCTTCCAAAATTCTCTGTTTGATGCCCTCATAGACATAGTTGCTCCTGATTCCGGCATTGACaaatttggtttatttttgttg ACAAATATGTCAATTGGTTGGAGAGATTATCAAGTATATACTGGACATAACAACCATGAACTGACAAGTGTGATAACTAAGTACAAGAACATGAG TGAACTGCCATATTGGAATGGAACCACATGTAATATGATAAATGGCACAG ATGGGACCATGACACCACCTTTTCTggataaaacaaaaccaatttatttctttgtggATGAAATGTGCAG GTCCTTGTATGCCAACTTCGAAGAAGATTATACAGTGCACAATATTAAAGGCTGGAAATATACAGTTCCTGCAGAAGTATTCCAGTCCCCactaaaaaatacaaacaatgaATGCTTTTGCCTTGATCCGAATCATGAAACCTGTCAACATGATGGTGCTACTCTTGTTGGAAGTTGTTTGTTTG GTGTCCCATTGCTGGTATCTTTTCCTCATTTTTTGTACGGTGACGGTTTTTATGCCAGCAAGTTAGTTGGAATGCATCCTAACAAGCCAGATCATGAAATGGCACTTGTCTTTGAACCG TCGGTAGGTGTTCCGTTAAAAGTGGAAAGCCGAATACAACTTAACATGTACATGACACCCAATAAGGAAGTCAA AATACTTAGCAACATCAATGAATCATTTGCATTTCCAATGACATGGCTGAATGAGAATGCTGAATTGCAAGAAAGCGATGCAGTATGGCTACATAA ACTGCTTTACAAGATCGATGACATTGCTCTTTTGCTTCAAATAGTATTGTTGGTGATAGGTGGTGCTTTGCTGATTggtatttttgtgtatatggTGCGCAAACGCTATGTTTCCAGCAACAAGTCACAAGAT GATCAACATAGTTTGCCGTCCTCAGCTAAAGGTTCCGCAAAACCTGATGAACTGCCActtgaaaaagcaaaaggtAGTCAAAACCTTACGCATA CTGACCTATTTCAACAAGATTTTCGATATACATCAACCAGTTCAACCACAGAATTCATTGGCACATGA